A section of the Archocentrus centrarchus isolate MPI-CPG fArcCen1 chromosome 20, fArcCen1, whole genome shotgun sequence genome encodes:
- the cnn3a gene encoding calponin-3a, giving the protein MTHFNKGPAYGLSAEVRSKIAQKYDPQKEEELRFWIEEVTGMSIGENFQKGLKDGVILCELINKLQPGSVKKINLSQLNWHKLENLGNFIKAILAYGLKPNDIFEANDLFENGNMTQVQTTLLALASMAKTKGIDTKIDIGVKYADKQARHFDDEKIKAGQCVIGLQMGTNKCASQAGMTAYGTRRHLYDPKTQTDKPYDQTTISLQMGTNKGASQAGMPAPGTRRDIFDQKVALQPLDNSTISLQMGTNKVASQKGMSVYGLGRQVYDPKYCVPPTEPVIHTNGSQGTGTNGSDISDTDYQAEFHEDEYHGGYHNDYSSHYNDQNIDY; this is encoded by the exons aTTGCTCAAAAATATGACccacagaaagaggaggagctcCGCTTCTGGATTGAAGAGGTAACAGGAATGTCTATTGGAGAGAACTTCCAGAAAGGCTTGAAAGATGGAGTCATCCTCTGCGA gCTGATTAATAAGCTGCAGCCTGGTTCAGTAAAGAAAATCAACCTTTCACAGCTTAACTGGCACAAG CTGGAAAACCTTGGAAATTTCATCAAAGCTATTCTAGCATATGGCCTAAAGCCCAATGACATCTTTGAGGCCAACGACCTGTTTGAAAATGGAAACATGACACAAGTCCAGACCACACTACTCGCACTGGCTAGCATG GCAAAAACTAAGGGCATAGACACAAAGATTGATATTGGGGTGAAATATGCAGACAAACAAGCTCGACATTTTGATGATGAGAAGATCAAGGCTGGACAGTGTGTCATTGGACTGCAG ATGGGAACAAACAAGTGTGCAAGTCAGGCTGGAATGACTGCTTATGGAACCAGAAGACATCTGTATGATCCAAAGACTCAGACTGACAAACCCTATGACCAGACCACCATCAGTCTACAGATGGGAACCAACAAAGGAGCTAGCCAG GCGGGCATGCCAGCCCCTGGTACTCGAAGAGACATCTTTGATCAGAAGGTGGCCCTGCAGCCACTGGATAACTCTACCATCTCCCTTCAGATGGGTACCAACAAAGTGGCATCTCAGAAGGGTATGAGTGTATATGGTCTGGGCCGACAGGTTTACGACCCAAAGTATTGTGTCCCCCCAACCGAGCCAGTTATCCATACCAATGGCAGCCAGGGCACCGGCACCAATGGTTCCGACATCAGTGACACTGACTATCAGGCTGAGTTCCATGAGGACGAATACCATGGAGGTTACCACAACGATTACAGCTCCCATTACAATGATCAGAACATTGACTATTAG